One window from the genome of Salvia splendens isolate huo1 chromosome 9, SspV2, whole genome shotgun sequence encodes:
- the LOC121749559 gene encoding uncharacterized protein LOC121749559 → MQCSSYTPVYYHNVRDLNGGAGGYSWHLYNSNASYGEERGHNNSVFVPSCDQYLGHDKEMLKQIIQNQEAAFRSQVQELHRVYRRQRDLMNEMRAREIFGQHLPSRTSESIHSSSHGGDEIPQKPTPATSWLFGNLSPRELSELASGNFQGPKSLVAENFLKHTTLQSESGIRRNSSDDVQFLFPSTKRSGIIDLELPARIYHDDQVKQFKAGNLSEASDFTCRSPDKVSNFLAATHSDIGLSKTWDLSSSSSDTKKTYCFIDLNEPIQLESLPTSSSGPLEAFTDLVKTGENSDGTNSSMDIDLNSMPFCETQIPFESPPSINREAKVVPDSNSASEDEPIVQNSISDSFLKTESYIGLNSGVVDEHPVPPSSSKSAELLKGPVSPENKERSPPRGESEDIQLETHLLSEQGEAEPFIESDTTAAKTLVTIFTSGVKVEAEVLESLANFRNLCWFAEIVSSNGDEVGDEVMELETDAMDQGGENDLNSSRFSKGKGTSNMSRRSGKGQKRGKKQCKGFNSEALETGSLKRKPGRSGGAKARKYSKLSPSDVTKKSMSSIMKQSVASADQSVVLSWGRTNKRQGGRRRRASQFFLVS, encoded by the exons ATGCAGTGCAGTAGTTACACGCCCGTGTATTACCACAACGTGAGGGATCTGAATGGCGGTGCTGGTGGCTATTCTTGGCACCTTTACAATAGTAATGCTAGCTACGGAGAAGAAAGAGGCCACAACAACAGCGTTTTCGTGCCATCGTGTGATCAGTACTTAGGTCATGACAAGGAAATGCTGAAGCAGATCATACAGAATCAAGAAGCCGCGTTTAGGTCTCAG GTTCAGGAGCTACACCGGGTATACCGAAGGCAGAGGGACTTGATGAATGAAATGAGAGCGAGAGAAATCTTTGGACAGCATTTACCATCTCGAACATCAGAGTCAATCCATTCCTCGTCTCATGGTGGTGATGAAATTCCTCAGAAGCCTACTCCTGCAACAAGCTGGCTCTTCGGCAATCTTTCACCTCGTGAGTTGTCTGAACTAGCATCAGGGAATTTTCAAGGGCCTAAAAGTTTAGTTGCAGAGAACTTTCTGAAACATACAACTCTGCAAAGTGAGTCTGGCATAAGAAGAAACAGTAGTGATGATGTCCAATTTCTGTTTCCCAGCACTAAACGAAGTGGAATTATCGACCTTGAACTTCCAGCTCGTATCTACCATGATGATCAAGTGAAGCAGTTCAAAGCAGGGAACCTTTCTGAAGCATCTGACTTCACATGTCGTTCCCCTGATAAAGTTTCCAACTTTCTAGCTGCAACTCATTCAGATATTGGCTTGAGTAAAACATGGGATTTATCGAGTTCTAGTTCGGATACCAAGAAAACCTATTGTTTCATTGATCTGAATGAGCCCATACAGTTGGAATCTCTTCCCACAAGTTCGTCTGGTCCTCTTGAAGCTTTTACTGATCTTGTGAAGACTGGTGAAAACTCGGATGGCACAAATTCATCAATGGATATTGATTTGAATTCAATGCCTTTCTGTGAGACTCAAATTCCTTTTGAAAGCCCTCCATCTATAAATAGAGAGGCTAAAGTAGTTCCCGATAGCAACTCTGCCTCTGAAGACGAACCTATTGTACAGAACAGCATCAGTGACAGTTTCTTGAAAACTGAAAGTTACATTGGCTTGAACAGTGGCGTAGTAGACGAGCATCCTGTGCCTCCGTCAAGCTCGAAGTCTGCAGAGTTGTTGAAGGGACCGGTGAGCCCTGAGAACAAGGAGCGTTCTCCTCCAAGAGGAGAATCCGAAGATATTCAACTGGAAACACATCTTTTATCTGAACAAGGAGAGGCAGAGCCATTCATTGAATCCGACACCACTGCTGCAAAGACTCTAGTCACAATTTTTACATCTGGAGTCAAGGTAGAAGCTGAAGTTCTTGAATCACTAGCAAACTTCAGAAATCTGTGTTGGTTTGCTGAAATTGTTTCTTCCAATGGAGATGAAGTGGGAGATGAGGTCATGGAACTTGAGACTGATGCAATGGATCAAGGTGGGGAGAACGATTTAAACTCGTCTCGTTTTAGCAAAGGAAAAGGAACGAGTAACATGTCCAGAAGATCCGGGAAGGGTCAGAAGAGGGGAAAGAAGCAATGCAAGGGCTTCAATTCGGAAGCTCTAGAAACAGGTTCGTTGAAGAGGAAACCGGGCAGGAGTGGCGGTGCAAAAGCAAGAAAATATTCTAAGTTATCTCCTTCAGATGTGACGAAGAAGTCAATGAGCTCGATCATGAAGCAGTCCGTTGCTAGCGCTGACCAGAGTGTCGTGCTGAGCTGGGGAAGGACAAACAAACGGCAAGGAGGTCGGAGACGTCGGGCTAGTCAATTCTTTCTTGTAAGCTGA
- the LOC121747910 gene encoding uncharacterized protein LOC121747910 — MNTFTPSMVTSNSSLLQPKIEANLLAEADLHLGYFQQIETQLLDCMGISDQQPSHSHNIEVSGEDYMHEPGGIIDMPSPGNKNSACLDEIPPKLIEDHTVIGIPIVGRSSLAKNAYDAPSEEQGLDKRLTHADRLHKCLKEKDKIPVLFHNGHPVGKYASLFMKELGIAVKKHAPLQVQGWKKVKDEQKRPIFQQLEAAFLVDFSLGPDSVKKETDRLMGKQYSRYRQKMHIHYKTLTDLPWEDRLKHVPEEFCKSEADWVYMCILFESETFKKLSLLNSRKSLSQYTDNRPGEEDGIDDPNVTNTSERCQGESDETANNDKQSGSDNQDASNQVPSGHRDSLQPSDAASLIAANAELRSELHSARTAIQLMEDKVWSLEANQKRLEEIIKANTQIVETNQLMMQRVFEKLASDIAQSLTSSAPPPLP, encoded by the exons ATGAATACGTTCACCCCCTCAATGGTTACTTCAAACTCAAGCCTTTTGCAACCCAAGATTGAGGCAAATTTGTTAGCCGAGGCTGATCTTCATTTAGGATATTTCCAGCAAATAGAAACTCAATTACTTGACTGTATGGGAATCTCTGATCAGCAACCATCACACTCCCATAACATTGAAG TATCTGGTGAGGACTATATGCATGAACCTGGCGGAATCATTGATATGCCTTCACCTGGAAACAAGAACTCAGCGTGTCTAGATG AAATTCCTCCTAAACTGATTGAGGACCACACTGTTATTGGCATACCTATCGTTGGGAGATCATCTTTGGCAAAGAACGCATATGATG CACCTAGCGAAGAACAAGGTTTAGATAAACGATTAACACATGCTGACAGGCTTCATAAATGCTTAAAGGAGAAGGACAAAATTCCTGTTTTATTTCATAATGGTCATCCTGTAGGGAAGTATGCATCGTTGTTTATGAAAGAGCTTGGTATAGCTGTAAAGAAACATGCACCATTACAAGTCCAGGGTTGGAAGAAGGTAAAGGATGAGCAAAAACGACCAATCTTTCAGCAGTTGGAG GCTGCATTTTTGGTTGACTTCAGCCTAGGACCCGATTCTGTGAAAAAAGAGACCGATAGATTAATGGGTAAACAATATAGCAGGTACCGCCAAAAGATGCACATACATTACAAAACTCTTACAGACTTGCCTTGGGAGGATCGGTTGAAACATGTACCGGAGGAGTTTTGTAAAAGTGAAGCAGATTGGGTGTATATGTGTATACTGTTTGAGTCAGAGACTTTCAAG AAACTTTCCTTGTTAAACTCACGAAAGTCTTTGTCGCAATACACT GACAATAGGCCCGGAGAAGAAGATGGTATTGATGATCCTAATGTAACAAATACCTCAGAAAGATGTCAAGGAGAAAGTGACGAGACAGCCAAT AATGACAAGCAAAGTGGATCAGATAACCAAGATGCAAGCAACCAAGTTCCATCCGGACATAGAGATAGCCTCCAACCATCTGATGCTGCGTCTCTTATAGCAGCAAATGCTGAGCTTAGGAGTGAACTTCATAGCGCACGAACTGCTATACAATTGATGGAAGATAAAGTGTGGAGTCTGGAGGCGAATCAGAAGCGGCTAGAGGAGATCATAAAGGCAAACACACAGATTGTGGAGACGAATCAACTGATGATGCAGCGGGTTTTTGAGAAGCTAGCCTCTGATATAGCTCAATCACTGACCTCCTCGGCTCCACCTCCTCTGCCTTAG